The following proteins are encoded in a genomic region of Streptomyces sp. NBC_01723:
- a CDS encoding acyl-CoA carboxylase epsilon subunit has product MSTADIRVEKGHAEPEEVAAITALLLARAAARPAEIPPTHGGGRVRAGWRRLEREPGFRAPHSWR; this is encoded by the coding sequence ATGTCCACTGCCGACATCCGCGTCGAGAAGGGCCACGCCGAGCCCGAGGAGGTCGCCGCCATCACGGCCCTCCTCCTCGCCCGCGCCGCCGCCCGCCCCGCCGAGATCCCCCCGACCCACGGCGGCGGCCGCGTCCGCGCGGGCTGGCGCCGCCTGGAGCGCGAGCCGGGTTTCCGCGCCCCGCACAGCTGGCGCTGA
- a CDS encoding acyl-CoA carboxylase subunit beta: MTVLDEAPGEPTDARGRVAELHEIRAQALAGPSEKATAAQHAKGKLTARERIELLLDPGSFREVEQLRRHRATGFGLEAKKPYTDGVVTGWGTVEGRTVFVYAHDFRIFGGALGEAHATKIHKIMDMAIAAGAPLVSLNDGAGARIQEGVSALAGYGGIFQRNTRASGVIPQISVMLGPCAGGAAYSPALTDFVFMVRDTSQMFITGPDVVKAVTGEEITQNGLGGADVHAETSGVAHFAYDDEETCLGEVRYLLSLLPQNNRENPPRHDSSDPVDRRSDVLLDLVPADGNRPYDMTKVIEEIVDDGEYLEVHERWARNIICALARLDGQVVGIVANQPQALAGVLDIEASEKAARFVQMCDAFNIPIVTLLDVPGFLPGVDQEHGGIIRHGAKLLYAYCNATVPRISLILRKAYGGAYIVMDSQSIGADLTYAWPTNEIAVMGAEGAAGVIFRRQIAGAEDPEAMRARMVKEYKAELMHPYYAAERGLVDDVIDPAETREVLVRSLAMLHTKHADLPSRKHGNPPQ, translated from the coding sequence ATGACCGTTTTGGATGAGGCGCCGGGTGAGCCGACGGACGCGCGTGGGCGAGTGGCCGAACTGCACGAGATCCGTGCGCAGGCGCTGGCCGGACCGAGCGAGAAGGCTACGGCGGCGCAGCACGCCAAGGGCAAGCTGACGGCCCGTGAGCGCATCGAGCTGCTCCTGGACCCCGGCTCCTTCCGCGAGGTCGAGCAGCTGCGCCGGCACCGGGCGACCGGCTTCGGCCTGGAGGCCAAGAAGCCGTACACCGACGGTGTGGTCACCGGCTGGGGCACGGTGGAGGGCCGCACGGTCTTCGTCTACGCCCACGACTTCCGCATCTTCGGCGGCGCGCTGGGCGAGGCCCACGCCACGAAGATCCACAAGATCATGGACATGGCCATCGCGGCCGGTGCCCCGCTGGTCTCCCTCAACGACGGCGCCGGCGCCCGCATCCAGGAGGGCGTGTCCGCGCTCGCCGGGTACGGCGGCATCTTCCAGCGCAACACCCGGGCCTCCGGCGTCATCCCGCAGATCAGCGTGATGCTCGGCCCGTGCGCGGGCGGCGCGGCCTACAGCCCCGCCCTCACCGACTTCGTGTTCATGGTCCGCGACACCTCGCAGATGTTCATCACCGGCCCGGACGTGGTCAAGGCCGTCACCGGCGAGGAGATCACCCAGAACGGGCTGGGCGGCGCCGACGTGCACGCCGAGACCAGCGGGGTGGCCCACTTCGCCTACGACGACGAGGAGACGTGCCTGGGCGAGGTCCGCTACCTCCTCTCCCTCCTCCCGCAGAACAACCGCGAGAACCCGCCGCGCCACGACTCCTCGGATCCGGTGGACCGCCGCTCGGACGTCCTGCTCGACCTGGTCCCGGCGGACGGCAACCGTCCGTACGACATGACCAAGGTCATCGAGGAGATCGTCGACGACGGCGAGTACCTGGAGGTCCACGAGCGCTGGGCACGCAACATCATCTGCGCCCTGGCCCGCCTCGACGGGCAGGTCGTCGGCATCGTCGCCAACCAGCCGCAGGCCCTGGCCGGCGTCCTGGACATCGAGGCCTCCGAGAAGGCCGCCCGCTTCGTCCAGATGTGCGACGCCTTCAACATCCCGATCGTCACCCTTCTGGACGTACCCGGCTTCCTGCCCGGCGTCGACCAGGAGCACGGCGGCATCATCCGCCACGGCGCCAAGCTGCTCTACGCGTACTGCAACGCGACCGTGCCCCGGATCTCGCTCATCCTGCGCAAGGCGTACGGAGGTGCTTACATCGTCATGGACTCGCAGTCCATCGGCGCCGACCTCACCTACGCCTGGCCGACCAACGAGATCGCCGTCATGGGCGCGGAAGGTGCCGCGGGCGTCATCTTCCGCCGTCAGATCGCCGGTGCCGAGGACCCCGAGGCCATGCGGGCCCGCATGGTCAAGGAGTACAAGGCCGAGCTGATGCACCCTTACTACGCGGCCGAGCGCGGTCTGGTCGACGACGTCATCGACCCCGCCGAGACCCGCGAGGTGCTCGTCCGGTCCCTGGCGATGCTCCACACCAAGCACGCCGACCTGCCCTCCCGCAAGCACGGCAACCCGCCGCAGTGA
- the cimA gene encoding citramalate synthase, protein MTATSELDDSFHVFDTTLRDGAQREGINLTVADKLAIARHLDDFGVGFIEGGWPGANPRDTEFFARAQQEIDFRHAQLVAFGATRRPGATAAEDHQVRALLESGAQVITLVAKSHDRHVELALRTTLDENLAMVADTVSHLKARGRRVFVDCEHFFDGYRANPEYAKAVVRTASEAGADVVILCDTNGGMLPAQIQAVVATVLADTGARLGIHAQDDTGCAVANTLAAVDAGATHVQCTANGYGERVGNANLFPVVAALELKYGKQVLPEGRLREMTRISHAIAEVVNLTPSTHQPYVGVSAFAHKAGLHASAIKVDPDLYQHIDPELVGNTMRMLVSDMAGRASIELKGKELGVDLGGDRELVGRVVERVKERELAGYTYEAADASFELLLRAEAEGRPLKYFEVESWRAITEDRPDGSHANEATVKLWAKGERIVATAEGNGPVNALDRSLRVALEKLYPELAKLDLVDYKVRILEGVHGTQSTTRVLISTSDGTGEWATVGVGENVIAASWQALEDAYTYGLLRAGVTPAA, encoded by the coding sequence ATGACCGCAACCAGCGAACTCGACGATTCGTTCCACGTCTTCGACACCACCCTGCGCGACGGCGCGCAGCGCGAGGGCATCAACCTCACGGTCGCGGACAAGCTGGCCATCGCACGGCACCTGGACGACTTCGGTGTGGGCTTCATCGAGGGCGGCTGGCCCGGCGCCAACCCGCGCGACACCGAGTTCTTCGCCCGCGCCCAGCAGGAGATCGACTTCCGGCACGCCCAGTTGGTCGCCTTCGGCGCCACCCGCCGTCCGGGCGCGACCGCCGCCGAGGACCACCAGGTCAGGGCGCTCCTGGAGTCCGGCGCCCAGGTGATCACCCTGGTCGCCAAGTCCCACGACCGGCACGTGGAGCTGGCCCTGCGCACCACGCTGGACGAGAACCTGGCGATGGTGGCCGACACGGTCTCCCACCTGAAGGCCCGGGGCCGCCGGGTCTTCGTCGACTGCGAGCACTTCTTCGACGGATACCGCGCCAACCCCGAGTACGCGAAGGCGGTCGTCCGCACCGCCTCCGAGGCCGGCGCCGACGTCGTCATCCTCTGCGACACCAACGGCGGCATGCTCCCGGCGCAGATCCAGGCCGTGGTCGCCACGGTGCTGGCCGACACCGGTGCCCGGCTCGGCATCCACGCCCAGGACGACACCGGCTGCGCCGTCGCCAACACCCTGGCCGCCGTCGACGCCGGCGCGACCCACGTCCAGTGCACGGCCAACGGCTACGGCGAGCGCGTCGGCAACGCCAACCTGTTCCCGGTCGTGGCCGCGCTGGAGCTGAAGTACGGCAAGCAGGTGCTGCCCGAGGGCCGGCTGCGCGAGATGACCCGGATCTCGCACGCCATCGCCGAGGTCGTGAACCTCACCCCCTCCACCCACCAGCCCTACGTCGGGGTCTCCGCCTTCGCGCACAAGGCCGGCCTGCACGCCTCCGCGATCAAGGTCGATCCCGACCTCTACCAGCACATCGACCCCGAGCTGGTCGGCAACACCATGCGGATGCTGGTCTCCGACATGGCCGGCCGCGCCTCCATCGAGCTGAAGGGCAAGGAACTCGGCGTCGACCTCGGCGGCGACCGCGAACTGGTCGGCCGGGTCGTCGAGCGGGTCAAGGAGCGCGAGCTGGCCGGCTACACCTACGAGGCCGCCGACGCCAGCTTCGAGCTGCTGCTGCGCGCCGAGGCCGAGGGCAGGCCGCTCAAGTACTTCGAGGTCGAGTCCTGGCGGGCGATCACCGAGGACCGCCCCGACGGCAGCCACGCCAACGAGGCCACGGTCAAGCTCTGGGCCAAGGGCGAGCGCATCGTCGCCACCGCCGAGGGCAACGGCCCGGTCAACGCCCTGGACCGGTCCCTGCGCGTGGCGCTGGAGAAGCTCTATCCGGAGCTGGCCAAGCTGGACCTGGTCGACTACAAGGTCCGCATCCTGGAGGGCGTGCACGGCACCCAGTCCACGACCAGGGTCCTCATCTCCACCAGCGACGGCACGGGGGAGTGGGCCACGGTGGGTGTCGGGGAGAACGTCATCGCGGCCTCGTGGCAGGCCCTGGAGGACGCGTACACGTACGGGCTGCTGCGCGCGGGAGTGACGCCCGCGGCGTGA
- a CDS encoding agmatine deiminase family protein — MTPAADGFRMPAEWAPHERTWMAWPGPNPTFEDPGDLAAAHIAWAGVARAVRRFEPVTVVCGPGRSAEARALLGDGIDTVERELDDAWMRDIGPTFLTGPDGLAAVDWTFNGWGAQEWARWEHDAKIGAHVADLAGARTYASPLVNEGGGIHVDGEGTVLLTETVQLGPERNPGWTKERVEAEVHAHLGTSRAIWLPRGLTGDYPPNGFGTLGHVDIVAAFAAPGVVVAHHQPDPAHPDHEVTKEAIGVLRAATDARGRRLEVVEVPAPTVLEADGHWADYSYINHYLCNGGVVLCAFDDPRDEIAAGIFRRLHPRRTVTLVDARTIFAGGGGIHCITQQQPKV; from the coding sequence ATGACCCCTGCCGCCGACGGCTTCCGCATGCCCGCCGAGTGGGCCCCGCACGAACGCACCTGGATGGCGTGGCCGGGCCCCAACCCCACCTTCGAGGACCCCGGGGACCTGGCCGCCGCGCACATCGCCTGGGCCGGTGTCGCCCGCGCCGTGCGCCGCTTCGAACCGGTGACCGTGGTGTGCGGTCCGGGCCGGTCCGCCGAGGCGCGGGCGCTGCTCGGCGACGGCATCGACACCGTTGAACGGGAGCTGGACGACGCGTGGATGCGGGACATCGGCCCCACCTTCCTCACCGGACCGGACGGGCTGGCCGCGGTCGACTGGACCTTCAACGGCTGGGGCGCGCAGGAGTGGGCCCGCTGGGAGCACGACGCGAAGATCGGCGCGCACGTCGCCGACCTCGCGGGCGCCCGGACCTATGCCTCGCCGCTCGTCAACGAGGGCGGCGGCATCCACGTCGACGGCGAGGGCACCGTGCTGCTCACCGAGACCGTGCAGCTCGGGCCCGAACGCAACCCCGGCTGGACGAAGGAGCGGGTCGAGGCGGAGGTGCACGCCCACCTCGGCACCAGCAGGGCGATCTGGCTGCCCCGCGGCCTCACCGGCGACTACCCGCCCAACGGGTTCGGCACCCTCGGCCACGTCGACATCGTCGCCGCCTTCGCCGCGCCGGGCGTCGTCGTCGCCCACCACCAGCCGGACCCGGCCCACCCCGACCACGAGGTGACCAAGGAGGCCATCGGCGTCCTGCGCGCCGCCACCGACGCCCGGGGCCGCCGACTGGAGGTCGTCGAGGTGCCCGCCCCGACCGTCCTGGAGGCCGACGGCCACTGGGCCGACTACTCCTACATCAACCACTACCTGTGCAACGGCGGCGTCGTCCTGTGCGCCTTCGACGACCCGCGCGACGAGATCGCGGCCGGCATCTTCCGCCGCCTGCACCCTCGGCGGACGGTGACCCTGGTGGACGCGCGTACGATCTTCGCGGGTGGCGGGGGCATCCACTGCATCACGCAGCAGCAGCCGAAAGTCTAG
- a CDS encoding YceI family protein yields MSSTPDLATLTGEYTIDPAHTTIGFTARHAMVTNVKGKFLDFSGTLHLDGGDPSRSTASLDVTMDSIDTGSPDRDGHLKSSDFFKTDEFPMMTFRSTGAESLGGDDYRITGDLTILGTTKPLAIDLEFNGAAKDPFGNERVGFEGKAEIKRSEWGLTWNAALETGGVLVSDKIKLNFDISAIKQG; encoded by the coding sequence ATGAGCAGCACCCCCGACCTCGCCACCCTGACCGGCGAGTACACGATCGACCCCGCCCACACCACGATCGGCTTCACCGCGCGCCACGCGATGGTCACCAACGTCAAGGGCAAGTTTCTCGACTTCAGCGGCACGCTACACCTGGACGGCGGCGACCCGAGCCGCTCCACGGCGTCCCTGGACGTCACGATGGACAGCATCGACACGGGGTCCCCTGACCGCGACGGCCACCTGAAGAGCTCGGACTTCTTCAAGACGGACGAGTTCCCGATGATGACCTTCCGCTCCACCGGTGCGGAGTCCCTCGGCGGCGACGACTACCGCATCACCGGCGACCTCACGATCCTCGGCACCACCAAGCCGCTCGCCATCGACCTGGAGTTCAACGGCGCGGCCAAGGACCCCTTCGGCAACGAGCGCGTCGGCTTCGAGGGCAAGGCCGAGATCAAGCGCTCGGAGTGGGGGCTCACCTGGAACGCGGCCCTGGAGACGGGTGGCGTCCTGGTCTCCGACAAGATCAAGCTGAACTTCGACATCTCGGCGATCAAGCAGGGCTGA
- a CDS encoding TetR/AcrR family transcriptional regulator produces MAGGGRRQAPPREDVLAAAMEMIAERGLEKLTMAALGREVGMSSGHLLYYFHSKDELLLRTLEWSEGRLGVERGRLLTRPGTARERLQEYVDLYVPDGHRDPHWTLWLEVWNRSQNAEDDARDRQAAIEGAWHRDLVALLAEGVSRGEFRRVDPDRFASRLRALLDGLAIHVAIGLRGTDRAQVLDHVREFLTDGLYTDV; encoded by the coding sequence ATGGCCGGTGGTGGGCGCAGACAGGCGCCGCCGCGTGAGGACGTGCTCGCCGCCGCCATGGAGATGATCGCCGAGCGCGGCCTGGAGAAGCTGACCATGGCGGCGCTCGGCCGCGAGGTCGGCATGAGCAGCGGCCACCTCCTGTACTACTTCCACTCCAAGGACGAGCTGCTGCTGCGCACCCTGGAGTGGAGCGAGGGCCGCCTGGGCGTGGAACGCGGCCGGCTGCTCACCCGGCCCGGCACCGCCCGTGAACGGCTCCAGGAGTACGTCGACCTCTACGTCCCCGACGGCCACCGCGACCCGCACTGGACGCTGTGGCTGGAGGTGTGGAACCGCTCGCAGAACGCCGAGGACGACGCCCGCGACCGGCAGGCCGCCATCGAGGGCGCCTGGCACCGCGACCTGGTCGCCCTGCTCGCCGAGGGCGTCTCGCGCGGCGAGTTCCGCCGCGTCGACCCCGACCGGTTCGCGTCCCGGCTGCGGGCGCTCCTCGACGGCCTCGCCATCCACGTGGCGATCGGCCTGCGGGGGACGGACCGGGCGCAGGTGCTCGACCACGTCCGGGAGTTCCTGACGGACGGCCTCTACACGGACGTCTGA
- a CDS encoding GTP-binding protein, with product MDFASSSGGPSRSTTSAKIVVAGGFGVGKTTFVGAVSEINPLRTEAVMTSASAGIDDLTHTGDKTTTTVAMDFGRITLDQDLILYLFGTPGQDRFWFMWDDLVRGAIGAIVLVDTRRLADCFPAVDYFENSGLPFVIALNGFDGQQPYNPDEVREALQIGPDTPIITTDARHRADAKSALITLVEHALMARLR from the coding sequence GTGGACTTCGCAAGCTCTAGCGGCGGTCCTTCCCGCTCCACCACTTCCGCGAAGATCGTGGTGGCGGGCGGCTTCGGCGTGGGCAAGACCACGTTCGTCGGCGCTGTCTCGGAGATCAACCCGCTGCGCACCGAGGCCGTCATGACATCCGCTTCGGCGGGTATCGACGACCTCACCCACACGGGGGACAAGACGACCACGACGGTCGCCATGGACTTCGGCCGCATCACGCTCGACCAGGACCTGATCCTGTACCTCTTCGGTACGCCCGGCCAGGACCGGTTCTGGTTCATGTGGGACGACCTGGTGCGCGGCGCCATCGGTGCGATCGTGCTGGTCGACACGAGGCGGCTCGCCGACTGCTTCCCCGCCGTCGACTACTTCGAGAACTCGGGGCTGCCGTTCGTCATCGCCCTGAACGGGTTCGACGGGCAGCAGCCGTACAACCCGGACGAGGTCCGGGAAGCGTTGCAGATCGGGCCCGATACGCCGATCATCACGACCGACGCGCGGCACCGTGCGGACGCGAAGTCCGCGCTCATCACGCTCGTCGAGCACGCGCTGATGGCCCGTCTTCGCTGA
- a CDS encoding polysaccharide lyase 8 family protein, whose protein sequence is MSMTPTWPHVPRPGAGPTRRSLLLTAAVAAALPPALGGTPVAAAADPYDTLRRRWLDIALGTGYDPAAEPYASRLAETGERARDHRATMAPTPTSLWPGHPFDPPAGITFAYGRLWTMTEAYVQQGTGSTGDPALLADVLRGLDHLSATVYNPGTTRYGNWWEWQIGSPRLLTDITAALYDHLGADRVAAACAAVDHFIPDAMLRDYSGTSTGANRVDLCRSVVLRGVLGRAPDKIALARDALSPVFPYVTKGDGLYADGSFVQHTWVAYSGTYGQVMLDGLGRLFTLLAGSQWEVTDPGKQIVLDSVEHAYAPLIHDGLVMDAVNGRAISRGYLAGDDLHVMRSDHFHGQQIIAAMAVLAGGASGTERDRWHARIKGWIERDTVTPVLTAPQFPVADLARLHAIAAAPVEAAPEPTGHRLFAAMDRAVHRRPAFTAGLAMASDRISYYECGNGENPRGWHTGAGMLSWWANGAESGRSDQYTDWFWPTVDWYRLPGTTVSTKRLADRAGGEWGAPKPGVRWVGGATDGEYAAVGQHLKGLGSTLEARKSWFFLDDEVVCLGAGITCTDGVPVETVVDNRNLGEGGTQALVRGRDWAHLEGHGGWIVPGGGLRTLREDRTGAWSDINTTSTTERRTRRWQTLWLDHGTDPSDADYVYVLMPGASRGAVARRAADRRRVRVLANDDRQQAVAVHSLGLTAANFWRPGTVGPLTATAGASVLVRRRGRTATLCVSEPPRSGEPLEIVWDHPVRAAVRSDETVEILATGRRLRLRVTPGVVCTTHECEVTLS, encoded by the coding sequence ATGAGCATGACCCCCACGTGGCCGCACGTCCCCCGGCCCGGCGCCGGACCGACCCGACGCTCCCTCCTCCTGACGGCCGCCGTGGCCGCCGCGCTGCCCCCCGCTCTCGGCGGAACGCCCGTCGCGGCCGCCGCCGACCCCTACGACACCCTCCGCCGACGCTGGCTCGACATCGCCCTCGGCACCGGCTACGACCCGGCCGCCGAGCCGTACGCGTCCCGCCTCGCGGAGACCGGCGAACGCGCCCGCGACCACCGCGCCACCATGGCGCCGACCCCCACCTCCCTGTGGCCCGGCCACCCCTTCGACCCGCCCGCCGGCATCACGTTCGCCTACGGCCGCCTGTGGACGATGACCGAGGCGTACGTGCAGCAGGGGACCGGCTCCACCGGCGACCCCGCGCTCCTCGCCGACGTCCTGCGCGGCCTCGACCACCTGTCGGCCACCGTCTACAACCCCGGCACCACCCGCTACGGCAACTGGTGGGAGTGGCAGATCGGCAGCCCGCGCCTCCTGACGGACATCACGGCCGCCCTGTACGACCACTTGGGCGCCGACCGGGTCGCCGCCGCCTGCGCCGCCGTGGACCACTTCATCCCCGACGCGATGCTCCGCGACTACTCCGGCACCTCCACCGGCGCCAACCGCGTCGACCTCTGCCGCTCCGTCGTCCTGCGTGGCGTCCTGGGCCGCGCACCCGACAAGATCGCCCTGGCCCGCGACGCCCTCTCGCCGGTCTTCCCCTACGTCACCAAGGGAGACGGCCTCTACGCCGACGGCTCGTTCGTGCAGCACACCTGGGTCGCCTACTCGGGTACGTACGGCCAGGTCATGCTGGACGGCCTCGGCCGGCTGTTCACCCTGCTCGCCGGTTCGCAGTGGGAGGTGACCGACCCCGGCAAGCAGATCGTCCTCGACAGCGTCGAGCACGCCTACGCCCCCCTCATCCACGACGGACTGGTGATGGACGCCGTCAACGGCCGTGCCATCAGCCGGGGTTACCTGGCCGGCGACGACCTGCACGTGATGCGCAGCGACCACTTCCACGGCCAGCAGATCATCGCCGCCATGGCTGTCCTCGCGGGCGGCGCGAGCGGGACCGAGCGCGACCGCTGGCATGCGCGGATCAAGGGCTGGATCGAACGGGACACCGTCACGCCCGTCCTCACGGCACCCCAGTTCCCGGTCGCCGACCTGGCCCGGCTGCACGCGATCGCCGCCGCCCCCGTCGAGGCCGCGCCCGAGCCCACCGGGCACCGCCTCTTCGCCGCCATGGACCGGGCCGTCCACCGCCGCCCCGCCTTCACCGCGGGCCTCGCGATGGCGAGCGACCGCATCTCGTACTACGAGTGCGGCAACGGCGAGAACCCGCGCGGCTGGCACACCGGCGCCGGCATGCTCAGCTGGTGGGCGAACGGGGCGGAATCCGGCCGGTCCGATCAGTACACGGACTGGTTCTGGCCCACCGTCGACTGGTACCGGCTGCCCGGCACCACCGTCTCCACCAAGCGCCTGGCCGACCGGGCGGGCGGCGAGTGGGGCGCCCCCAAGCCCGGCGTGCGCTGGGTCGGCGGCGCCACCGACGGCGAGTACGCGGCCGTGGGCCAGCACCTCAAGGGCCTCGGCTCGACCCTGGAGGCCCGCAAGTCCTGGTTCTTCCTCGACGACGAGGTGGTCTGCCTCGGCGCCGGCATCACCTGTACGGACGGGGTCCCGGTCGAGACGGTCGTCGACAACCGGAACCTCGGCGAGGGCGGCACCCAGGCCCTCGTGCGGGGCCGGGACTGGGCCCATCTGGAGGGCCACGGCGGCTGGATCGTGCCCGGGGGCGGCCTCCGGACCCTGCGCGAGGACCGCACCGGCGCCTGGTCCGACATCAACACCACCAGCACCACCGAGCGCCGCACCCGCCGCTGGCAGACCCTCTGGCTGGACCACGGCACCGACCCCTCCGACGCCGACTACGTCTACGTCCTCATGCCCGGCGCCTCCAGGGGCGCGGTCGCCCGCCGCGCCGCCGACCGCCGCCGGGTGCGGGTCCTCGCCAACGACGACCGGCAGCAGGCGGTCGCCGTCCACTCGCTCGGCCTCACCGCGGCGAACTTCTGGCGCCCCGGCACGGTGGGCCCGCTCACCGCGACGGCCGGGGCGAGTGTGCTGGTCCGCCGCAGGGGCCGTACCGCTACCCTCTGCGTGAGTGAACCGCCGCGCTCCGGGGAGCCCCTGGAGATCGTCTGGGACCACCCGGTACGGGCCGCGGTGCGGTCCGACGAGACGGTCGAGATCCTGGCCACCGGCCGCCGTCTGCGCCTCCGCGTCACTCCAGGGGTGGTATGTACCACCCATGAATGTGAGGTGACTCTCAGCTGA
- a CDS encoding TetR/AcrR family transcriptional regulator: MEPVQKLHRVRMTPGARRVLEAAERLFYERGIHAVGVDLVAAEAGVTKKTLYDRFGSKEQIVVEYLAGRDERWRELLAGRLEAVAGQGPDARVLAVFEASRVWAGEYGAKGCSMINAHAEISDPSHPAYPVITGQKRWMLDLFTGLAREIDAAGADRLARTLMLLHEGALVAHGVGVFPDPFGHALDTVRELLGNAEAA; this comes from the coding sequence ATGGAGCCTGTTCAGAAGCTGCACCGCGTCCGCATGACACCCGGTGCGCGACGTGTCCTGGAGGCGGCCGAGCGGTTGTTCTACGAGCGCGGCATCCACGCCGTGGGCGTGGACCTCGTCGCCGCCGAGGCGGGGGTCACCAAGAAGACGCTCTACGACCGGTTCGGCTCGAAGGAGCAGATCGTCGTGGAGTACCTGGCCGGTCGTGACGAGCGCTGGCGGGAGCTCCTCGCCGGCCGCCTCGAAGCGGTCGCGGGGCAGGGGCCGGACGCACGGGTCCTGGCGGTCTTCGAGGCGTCGCGCGTGTGGGCGGGGGAGTACGGCGCCAAGGGGTGCAGCATGATCAACGCGCACGCCGAGATCAGCGACCCGTCCCATCCGGCGTATCCGGTCATCACCGGGCAGAAGCGGTGGATGCTCGACCTCTTCACCGGACTCGCCCGGGAGATCGACGCGGCCGGGGCGGACCGGCTGGCGCGCACGCTGATGCTGCTCCACGAGGGCGCGCTGGTCGCGCACGGCGTGGGGGTCTTCCCGGACCCGTTCGGCCATGCCCTCGACACGGTGCGGGAGCTGCTGGGAAATGCGGAGGCGGCCTGA
- a CDS encoding cysteine hydrolase family protein, which produces MPTRSALLVIDMQNATVAVAHRGAETVAAIAGLTERARAAGVPVVTVRQRDEGMVFGTEGWQVVPELAPRAGEPVVDKTTPDSFLGTGLDALLKELGVTEVIVTGFATEICVDTTARQALSRGYDLVVVADGHTTSVRGPEDDDLMPADLSVAQYNAIYRTIGWPGRRVRLRAAADVDLSPA; this is translated from the coding sequence ATGCCGACCCGCAGCGCACTCCTCGTGATCGACATGCAGAACGCCACGGTCGCCGTGGCGCACCGGGGTGCCGAGACGGTCGCCGCGATCGCGGGGCTGACTGAACGGGCCCGCGCCGCCGGGGTGCCGGTGGTGACGGTCCGGCAGCGGGACGAGGGCATGGTCTTCGGCACCGAGGGCTGGCAGGTCGTGCCCGAGCTGGCGCCGCGGGCGGGGGAGCCGGTCGTCGACAAGACCACGCCGGACAGCTTCCTGGGCACCGGCCTCGACGCACTTCTGAAGGAACTCGGCGTCACCGAGGTGATCGTGACCGGGTTCGCCACCGAGATCTGCGTGGACACCACGGCACGACAGGCCCTGAGCCGGGGATACGACCTGGTCGTCGTCGCCGACGGGCACACCACCTCGGTCCGGGGCCCCGAGGACGACGATCTGATGCCGGCGGACCTTTCCGTCGCCCAGTACAACGCGATCTACCGGACGATCGGCTGGCCCGGCCGGCGTGTCCGCCTCCGGGCCGCCGCGGACGTGGACCTCAGCCCTGCTTGA
- a CDS encoding DMT family transporter — protein sequence MNGLLSVAFVLCWSSGFIGAKLGAGTADATTLLMWRFVPLALVLIAVAAVSREAWRGLTRRETGRQVAIGALSQTGYLLSVYYAIQLGVSSGTTALIDGVQPLVAGALAGPLLRQHVSRRQWLGLWLGLAGVATVTTADAAAAGADVPWWAYFVPFLGMLSLVAATFLEGRSRAAVAPRAALTIHCVTSAVLFSGLAFGAGAAAPPADSSFWLATAWLVVLPTFGGYGLYWLIMRRSGVTEVNTLMFLMAPVTAVWGALMFGEHFGPQTAVGLAVGLAAVVVVRRGAKHSRTTRVERVEETDGTHRDADRATVRVSSR from the coding sequence GTGAACGGCCTGCTCTCGGTCGCCTTCGTCCTGTGCTGGAGCTCCGGTTTCATCGGCGCCAAGCTCGGCGCCGGGACCGCGGACGCGACGACGCTCCTGATGTGGCGCTTCGTGCCGCTCGCCCTGGTCCTGATCGCCGTCGCGGCCGTCTCACGCGAGGCGTGGCGCGGGCTGACGCGCCGGGAGACCGGCCGGCAGGTCGCGATCGGCGCCCTGTCGCAGACCGGCTACCTGCTCAGCGTCTACTACGCCATCCAGCTCGGTGTCTCCAGCGGCACCACCGCCCTGATCGACGGCGTGCAGCCGCTGGTCGCCGGCGCGCTCGCCGGTCCCCTGCTGCGGCAGCACGTCTCACGCCGGCAGTGGCTCGGACTCTGGCTGGGGCTGGCCGGCGTCGCCACGGTCACGACGGCCGATGCCGCCGCGGCCGGTGCGGACGTGCCGTGGTGGGCGTACTTCGTGCCCTTCCTCGGCATGCTGTCGCTGGTGGCGGCCACCTTCCTGGAGGGCCGTTCGCGGGCCGCGGTCGCACCCCGGGCCGCGCTGACGATCCACTGCGTGACCAGCGCCGTCCTCTTCTCGGGCCTGGCCTTCGGCGCCGGGGCCGCCGCGCCACCCGCCGACTCGTCCTTCTGGCTGGCGACGGCCTGGCTCGTGGTGCTGCCGACGTTCGGCGGCTACGGGCTGTACTGGCTGATCATGCGCCGGTCCGGTGTCACCGAGGTGAACACCCTGATGTTCCTCATGGCACCGGTCACCGCCGTGTGGGGCGCCCTGATGTTCGGCGAGCACTTCGGGCCGCAGACGGCCGTGGGTCTCGCGGTCGGCCTCGCGGCGGTGGTCGTCGTGCGGCGGGGGGCGAAGCACTCACGGACGACGCGGGTGGAGCGGGTCGAAGAGACCGACGGGACACATCGGGACGCGGACCGCGCAACCGTGCGGGTGTCCTCCCGATGA